In Carassius gibelio isolate Cgi1373 ecotype wild population from Czech Republic chromosome B4, carGib1.2-hapl.c, whole genome shotgun sequence, one DNA window encodes the following:
- the LOC127956002 gene encoding gastrula zinc finger protein XlCGF8.2DB-like, translating to MAFIKEDSEDMKIEETFRVKHEDTEEQTKMEFIKEESEDMKIEETFSLNHEDNEEQTKMEFIKEESEDIKIEETFRVKHEETGEQTDLMTRKEGSQEFVEKEDNIQHEKYHFMTGEKSFSNSPTEKTQKRAQKTVDISYFTCQQCGIRFARKDHLEVHMRVHTGEKPFTCQQCGKSFTHKKNLRRHMRSHTGEKPFTCQQCGKSFTHKGNHGKHMRVHTGEKPFTCQQCGKSFIQKSNLIDHMRIHTGEKPYTCQQCGKSYTQKRTLVLHMRIHTGEKPFSCKLCGKSFIQKPNLRDHMRIHTGEKPYTCQQCGKSFTHKGNHEKHTRIHTGEKPYTCQQCGRSFTQKGTLVNHMKIHTREQPFSCKLCGKSFNQIRALLNHMRIHTGENP from the exons acatgaagattgaagaaacattcagtCTCAATCATGAAGATAATGAGGAACAAAcgaagatggagtttattaaagaggagagtgaagacataaagattgaagaaacatttagagtcaaacatgaagaaactggggaacaaacag ACCTGATGACACGGAAAGAGGGGAGTCAAGAATTCGTTGAAAAGGAAGATAATATTCAACATGAGAAATATCATTTCATGACTGGAGAAAAATCATTTAGTAACTCACCTACAGAAAAGACTCAAAAAAGAGCTCAAAAGACAGTAGATATAAGTtatttcacctgccaacagtgtgggatAAGATTCGCCAGAAAAGATCatcttgaagtccacatgagagttcatactggagagaaacctttcacctgccaacaatgtggaaagagtttcactcacAAAAAAAACCTTAGACGCCACATGAGAagtcatactggagagaaacctttcacctgccaacaatgtggaaagagtttcactcacAAAGGAAACCATGGAAaacacatgagagttcatactggagagaagcctttcacctgccaacagtgtggaaagagcttcattCAAAAATCAAACCTTATagaccacatgagaattcacactggagagaaaccttacacatgccaacaatgtggaaagagttatACACAAAAACGAACCCTCGTTTtacacatgagaattcacacgggAGAAAAACCTTTCTcctgcaaactgtgtggaaagagcttcattCAAAAACCAAACCTTAGagaccacatgagaattcacactggagagaaaccttacacatgccaacaatgtggaaagagtttcactcacAAAGGAAACCATGAAAAACACACGagaattcatactggagagaaaccttacacatgCCAACAATGTGGAAGGAGTTTTACACAAAAAGGAACCCTCGTTAACCACATGAAAATTCACACGAGAGAGCAACCTTTCTcctgcaaactgtgtggaaagagtttcaatcAAATACGAGCCCTCCTtaaccacatgagaattcacactggagagaaccCATGA